Proteins co-encoded in one Arthrobacter sp. ERGS1:01 genomic window:
- a CDS encoding APC family permease, translating into MALGLAAVAPAYSLAVTLGFVVVAVGQHTPAAFVLGFIPILLTAFAFRDLNSEMPDCGGNFVWTSRVFGPTAGWFLGGWITQIASFISMAALAQVATTYFLQFLGLGSLADNALIVSLIGCTLIILSTLVAVRGIEIAAWLQYVLIALQLVAIGGFCVGAFVHAANGSALAGAETPTLDWLNPFNFGDLSGLTQGVLLCLFIYWGWDALISVNEETTDSSRTPGRAVVLSTIILLACYGTTSFAALAYAGSGSNGIGAPNIVGDVFSALGPGATGPIFGKIIVLAVGLSALAAMMTVTVSTPRMWLSMSVFKALPARLSRIHPVWKTPYVATLWCGGLSIVVLIGLTLIAPNFIGDAILSVGLLIAAYYGATAVACVIYFRKQFRSPKALLVKGILPGAGALLMAAAFVISAIDMFSPSYVNSSWLGIGTVFWIGVGALVLGIVVVLVIRPALPGFFRQNSLPQGDVNSPPLQLRVTENLEIKQVESE; encoded by the coding sequence ATGGCCCTGGGCCTGGCTGCGGTGGCGCCTGCCTACAGCCTGGCAGTGACGCTCGGTTTCGTGGTCGTGGCCGTGGGCCAGCACACGCCCGCCGCGTTCGTGCTTGGGTTCATTCCGATTCTGTTGACTGCCTTCGCCTTCCGCGACCTCAATAGCGAGATGCCAGATTGCGGTGGAAACTTTGTCTGGACCTCCCGTGTCTTCGGGCCCACGGCCGGGTGGTTTCTGGGTGGCTGGATCACCCAGATCGCGAGCTTCATCTCCATGGCTGCCTTGGCTCAGGTGGCAACGACCTATTTTCTGCAGTTCCTCGGACTGGGGTCGTTGGCGGACAACGCGCTGATCGTTTCCCTCATCGGCTGCACTCTGATCATCCTCAGCACACTGGTCGCCGTTCGCGGCATCGAGATCGCTGCCTGGTTGCAATACGTTCTGATCGCTCTCCAACTCGTAGCGATCGGCGGCTTCTGTGTGGGTGCCTTCGTGCACGCGGCCAATGGGTCAGCCCTCGCCGGCGCCGAAACTCCCACCCTGGACTGGCTGAATCCCTTCAATTTCGGCGACCTCAGCGGCCTGACTCAAGGCGTGCTGTTGTGCCTGTTCATCTACTGGGGATGGGATGCGCTGATCTCTGTGAACGAGGAAACGACCGACAGCTCCCGCACACCTGGCCGCGCCGTTGTCCTCTCCACGATCATCTTGTTGGCCTGTTACGGAACCACCTCATTCGCCGCTCTCGCCTACGCCGGATCGGGCAGCAACGGTATCGGGGCACCGAACATCGTTGGCGACGTTTTCTCGGCTCTGGGCCCCGGCGCAACCGGGCCGATCTTCGGGAAGATCATCGTACTGGCCGTCGGCCTCTCAGCTTTGGCCGCCATGATGACTGTCACTGTCAGCACGCCCCGCATGTGGCTGAGCATGAGCGTGTTCAAGGCGCTCCCGGCACGCTTGAGCCGAATCCACCCAGTATGGAAGACCCCCTATGTCGCCACCCTCTGGTGTGGAGGTTTGAGCATCGTCGTCTTGATTGGGCTGACCCTCATCGCCCCAAACTTTATTGGCGACGCGATCCTCTCTGTCGGGCTCCTGATCGCCGCCTATTACGGGGCGACAGCGGTAGCGTGCGTGATCTACTTCCGCAAGCAGTTCCGCTCGCCCAAGGCTCTGCTCGTCAAGGGCATCCTGCCCGGAGCCGGCGCACTGCTGATGGCCGCTGCGTTCGTCATCAGCGCCATTGACATGTTCAGCCCGTCCTACGTCAATTCCTCCTGGCTCGGCATCGGAACGGTCTTCTGGATCGGCGTCGGCGCCCTTGTCCTGGGCATCGTCGTCGTCCTGGTGATTCGGCCGGCGCTGCCAGGCTTCTTCCGGCAGAACAGCCTTCCCCAAGGCGATGTGAACAGCCCGCCGCTGCAGCTGAGGGTCACCGAGAACCTCGAAATCAAACAAGTTGAAAGCGAATAG
- a CDS encoding TetR/AcrR family transcriptional regulator: protein MSRPNTQALQRERLINAARLVAARDGSAGTTLRAIATEAQMEPNAALYYFEGLSALVREVVRVVTGEFIAQLDAAVDKQAPSAPAMLSAAIQAGITGGLDNDLSTILYEFWSTSLRDPEMSAIERFLTDKQISIYQGILDAGVEAGDFDITMPTSDVARLLLGMEDGLVMGILTGSVDRVRILAAVCGAAESLVSCPLPALDPCSTNARAE from the coding sequence ATGTCACGTCCGAACACTCAGGCCCTCCAACGCGAACGGCTGATCAACGCAGCGAGACTGGTCGCCGCGCGCGACGGATCGGCAGGAACGACGCTGCGGGCGATTGCCACGGAAGCACAGATGGAGCCCAATGCTGCTCTTTACTACTTCGAGGGCCTCAGCGCGTTGGTCCGCGAGGTCGTCAGGGTGGTTACGGGTGAATTCATTGCCCAGCTGGACGCGGCGGTCGACAAACAGGCTCCGTCGGCGCCGGCAATGCTCAGTGCCGCAATCCAGGCAGGCATTACGGGAGGGCTGGACAATGACCTCTCCACCATTCTTTACGAGTTCTGGAGCACGAGCCTGCGCGACCCCGAAATGAGCGCCATCGAACGCTTCCTTACCGACAAGCAAATCTCTATCTATCAGGGCATCCTGGATGCGGGTGTCGAAGCCGGTGACTTTGACATCACAATGCCAACATCTGATGTTGCCCGCCTGTTACTGGGAATGGAAGACGGGCTGGTCATGGGGATCCTTACCGGCAGTGTCGACCGGGTGCGCATCCTCGCTGCGGTCTGCGGCGCCGCGGAGTCGCTCGTGTCATGCCCACTGCCCGCACTCGACCCCTGTTCAACAAACGCGCGAGCGGAGTGA
- a CDS encoding helix-turn-helix domain-containing protein, whose translation MHSKTERIAKEAQFWVLMAQGSTLIAACNAVGVDGRTGRRWRQATGGRIPRKKPEPSGRYLSLEERLLIAGLHLAGGSARSIAMQLDRSASTISRELRRNGSARVGGAVERMHHMRPRSKPSCAGAGPRAVSSTRWNWPTWCRPSYA comes from the coding sequence ATGCATTCGAAAACGGAACGGATTGCTAAGGAAGCCCAGTTCTGGGTGCTGATGGCCCAGGGTTCGACGTTGATTGCGGCGTGCAACGCTGTAGGAGTGGATGGACGAACCGGGCGGCGTTGGCGGCAAGCAACTGGCGGGCGGATCCCGCGGAAGAAACCTGAACCTTCGGGCCGGTACCTGTCGTTGGAGGAGCGGCTGCTGATCGCTGGTCTGCACCTTGCTGGGGGCAGTGCACGGTCAATTGCGATGCAGCTGGACCGCTCCGCCTCGACGATCAGCAGGGAGCTACGCCGCAATGGATCCGCGAGGGTAGGCGGGGCCGTGGAACGTATGCACCACATGCGGCCCAGAAGCAAGCCGAGCTGCGCGGGTGCCGGCCCAAGGGCAGTAAGCTCGACGAGATGGAACTGGCCGACCTGGTGCAGGCCAAGCTATGCGTGA
- a CDS encoding MFS transporter, protein MTTPTTQPGTAEGTAQARRVPHRWRNLATLTGVTVVDNTEAGLSATLFPTIAAALKLQSSHLGLLAALGKLVAVPTGPAWAWLAGRIGRRNTLIITTLTGGAFGIAAGFSQNFIQLLIFNSLMSAAIIGGSPIANSIIADSFDDSQRGRAAGYFYGSMSLISSFIAPLIALFTGLSDGWRYGMWTIGAICIAGGLAVALLLRDPGIGASERQLADLSGRDRITPKVSARAVMSLFRIRSFSIMMVSRLLSGHLLITIFGIQFLVTERGFTNAVAAVVLVPFGLGYFTGTVGGGWLVALLDRVLPSNGRVAYLQGAQILFAAVAFFATQFHYDSIAIYGVFWALMGFAQGANPPANRPIVAAVVPPELRSQAFAIFITVFETLGWAAFSLGAGTLAATIGIQAVFLWTLVILMLINAAVLTSLYFCYPRDVARVRDTLEQRRQEALQDG, encoded by the coding sequence ATGACAACCCCAACAACCCAACCCGGAACAGCCGAAGGCACGGCGCAGGCACGGCGCGTTCCCCACCGCTGGCGGAACCTGGCTACTCTCACCGGCGTGACAGTGGTCGACAACACCGAGGCCGGGCTCAGCGCCACCCTGTTCCCTACGATCGCCGCGGCCCTGAAACTGCAAAGCAGCCACCTTGGCCTACTCGCCGCCCTCGGCAAGCTCGTTGCAGTCCCGACCGGCCCCGCCTGGGCGTGGCTGGCAGGGCGCATCGGACGCCGCAACACCCTGATCATCACCACCCTCACCGGCGGCGCCTTCGGCATCGCTGCAGGCTTCTCCCAAAACTTCATCCAACTACTGATCTTCAACTCACTCATGTCGGCTGCCATCATTGGCGGAAGCCCAATCGCCAACTCCATCATCGCCGACTCGTTCGATGACTCCCAGCGTGGCAGGGCCGCCGGGTACTTCTACGGCTCCATGAGTCTGATCAGCTCCTTCATCGCCCCGCTCATCGCATTGTTCACCGGACTGTCCGACGGCTGGCGCTACGGAATGTGGACCATCGGGGCCATCTGTATTGCCGGTGGCCTCGCCGTGGCCCTGCTGCTCCGCGACCCCGGTATCGGCGCATCCGAAAGGCAACTCGCGGACCTTTCAGGTCGCGACCGTATCACCCCCAAGGTCAGTGCACGGGCAGTCATGTCGCTTTTCCGGATACGCTCTTTCTCCATCATGATGGTCTCCCGCCTGCTCTCCGGGCACCTACTGATCACCATCTTCGGCATTCAATTCCTGGTCACCGAACGTGGCTTTACGAATGCCGTCGCAGCCGTGGTCCTTGTGCCCTTTGGTCTTGGCTACTTTACGGGGACAGTCGGCGGTGGGTGGCTGGTGGCCCTTCTAGACCGTGTACTCCCCAGCAACGGGCGTGTTGCCTATCTCCAAGGAGCGCAAATACTCTTCGCCGCCGTGGCCTTCTTTGCTACCCAGTTCCACTACGACAGCATCGCGATCTACGGAGTCTTCTGGGCCCTCATGGGCTTCGCTCAGGGCGCGAACCCTCCTGCCAACCGACCCATTGTCGCGGCCGTTGTTCCTCCGGAACTGCGCAGTCAGGCCTTCGCCATTTTCATCACCGTTTTCGAAACCCTCGGGTGGGCGGCCTTCTCCCTCGGTGCCGGAACCCTTGCTGCCACCATCGGCATCCAGGCCGTATTCCTGTGGACCCTGGTCATCTTAATGCTCATCAACGCGGCAGTCCTCACCAGCTTGTACTTCTGCTACCCCCGCGACGTCGCCCGCGTCCGCGACACTCTCGAACAACGCCGCCAGGAAGCCCTCCAGGACGGCTGA
- a CDS encoding sulfatase, whose product MRAIILMFDSLNRHMLSPYTDTIVQAPNFARLAAKSVTFENFYAGSMPCMPARREMHTGRYNFLHRSWGPLEPFDDSMPEMLGQAGVHTHLVSDHPHYWEDGGATYHPRYTTWEFFRGQEGDPWKGVVDSTPGAHRGRPGMKRQDVINRSYMPTEAEHSQTLTVDAGLHFVDTNQAADEWMLQIELFDPHEPFFTHDAFKAMYPHDYDGPEFDWPGYQKVTEPADQVEHARLEYAALVSMCDKSLGRVLDVMDKYDMWKDTLLLVNTDHGFLLGEHGWWAKSVQPWFNELVHLPMFLWDPRTGGKDDRRGALAQTIDIAPTMLRYFGLEPTPDMQGQDLSTVLADDRAIRDGALFGIHGGHVNVTDGRYVYMRAAAASANAPLEDYTLMPTHMRSRFSVPDLADWKVGEPFTFTKGLSTMRVQTSSMLSSWNHGTLLFDLHTDPGQDNPLIDDDIELRMVELLVQLMHDSDAPQSQFVRLGLPFDAAPAREHLLAREQGGRARAALEPLPPLAEFHADGAALTVPLLALLQDQKSRAALGKHLPHLVRTELVNIPAQLSLYDLAKVSPLPLPALVNLAEDLAPIAAP is encoded by the coding sequence ATGAGGGCCATCATCCTCATGTTTGACAGTCTGAACAGGCACATGCTGTCCCCGTACACGGACACCATAGTCCAGGCACCGAACTTTGCCCGCCTTGCCGCCAAGTCGGTGACCTTCGAGAACTTCTATGCCGGGTCCATGCCGTGCATGCCGGCCCGGCGCGAAATGCACACCGGACGCTACAACTTCCTGCACCGCAGCTGGGGACCCCTGGAACCATTCGACGACTCGATGCCGGAAATGCTCGGCCAGGCTGGCGTCCACACGCACCTGGTTTCCGACCACCCGCACTATTGGGAGGACGGCGGGGCCACCTACCATCCGCGCTACACCACGTGGGAGTTTTTCCGCGGCCAGGAGGGCGACCCATGGAAGGGGGTCGTGGATTCGACGCCGGGAGCCCACAGGGGGCGTCCCGGGATGAAGCGCCAGGACGTCATCAACCGCAGCTACATGCCCACCGAGGCCGAGCACTCACAGACATTGACCGTCGACGCCGGGCTTCACTTCGTCGACACCAACCAGGCAGCCGATGAGTGGATGCTGCAGATCGAACTTTTCGATCCGCACGAGCCCTTCTTCACCCACGACGCGTTCAAGGCCATGTATCCACACGACTACGACGGTCCGGAATTCGATTGGCCCGGGTACCAAAAGGTCACTGAACCGGCTGACCAGGTGGAGCACGCTCGCTTGGAATACGCGGCGCTGGTTTCCATGTGCGACAAATCACTAGGCCGAGTCTTGGATGTCATGGACAAATACGACATGTGGAAGGACACGCTGCTGCTGGTCAACACCGACCACGGCTTCCTGCTCGGGGAGCACGGTTGGTGGGCCAAGTCGGTCCAGCCGTGGTTCAACGAACTGGTGCACCTGCCCATGTTCCTTTGGGATCCCCGCACCGGCGGGAAGGACGATCGACGCGGCGCCCTGGCCCAGACCATCGACATCGCTCCGACCATGCTGCGGTACTTCGGCCTTGAGCCGACCCCGGACATGCAGGGCCAGGACCTTTCCACCGTCCTGGCGGACGACAGGGCCATCAGGGATGGGGCCCTGTTTGGCATCCACGGCGGCCACGTCAACGTCACTGACGGCCGCTACGTCTACATGCGGGCCGCAGCAGCCTCGGCCAATGCGCCGCTGGAGGACTACACCCTCATGCCCACCCACATGCGGTCCCGGTTCTCGGTGCCGGACCTTGCCGATTGGAAGGTGGGCGAACCCTTCACGTTCACCAAGGGGCTGTCCACCATGCGCGTACAGACATCCTCCATGTTGAGCTCCTGGAACCATGGAACCCTGCTGTTCGACCTCCATACGGACCCAGGACAGGACAATCCCCTCATCGACGACGACATCGAACTGCGGATGGTGGAACTGCTGGTTCAGCTCATGCATGACAGTGATGCGCCGCAAAGCCAATTCGTCAGGTTGGGGCTGCCATTTGACGCGGCCCCAGCCAGGGAGCATTTGCTGGCCAGGGAGCAGGGGGGGCGCGCCCGCGCTGCTCTGGAGCCATTGCCACCCCTGGCCGAGTTCCACGCGGACGGTGCCGCGCTGACCGTCCCGCTTCTCGCGCTGCTCCAGGACCAGAAGTCCCGCGCCGCCCTGGGGAAACACCTTCCGCACCTTGTCCGGACGGAACTGGTCAACATCCCGGCCCAGCTCAGCCTCTACGACCTGGCCAAGGTCAGCCCTCTCCCGTTGCCCGCACTGGTCAACCTGGCCGAAGATCTCGCCCCCATCGCCGCCCCCTAA
- a CDS encoding PadR family transcriptional regulator, translating to MKLEYILLGVLLEHPSTGYDLKKFLDVQGRFLRSNTQMSQVYRSLGSMEKQGWVTHSVNPRPGAQDAKTYRVTDEGATIFLDWLTGPYHPPTRFQDPELGVRLSFTGFMSAEQLLRLLDVEIQTRQAEIGRYRHRDRRHDWAPTIPFDTELSEAVSDRLHIAGANAMDHHVATLTDLRKDLLDGHLSSRSLTAVP from the coding sequence ATGAAGCTCGAATACATCCTCCTTGGGGTGCTGCTGGAGCATCCCAGCACGGGTTACGACCTGAAAAAATTCCTCGACGTGCAGGGCCGGTTTCTACGCTCCAACACGCAAATGAGTCAGGTTTACCGATCGCTGGGGTCGATGGAAAAGCAGGGTTGGGTCACCCATAGCGTTAATCCCAGGCCCGGTGCCCAAGATGCCAAGACCTACCGTGTCACCGACGAGGGTGCCACCATCTTCCTGGACTGGCTCACAGGCCCCTACCACCCGCCCACACGATTCCAGGACCCGGAGCTGGGCGTTCGCCTGAGCTTCACCGGCTTCATGAGCGCCGAGCAACTGCTTCGGCTTCTCGACGTGGAGATCCAGACACGACAGGCCGAAATTGGCAGGTACAGGCACCGCGACCGCCGGCACGACTGGGCGCCGACCATACCCTTCGACACCGAACTCTCCGAGGCCGTCAGTGACAGGCTGCATATCGCCGGGGCCAATGCCATGGATCACCATGTCGCCACCCTGACCGATCTCCGCAAGGACCTTTTGGACGGCCATCTGTCCTCTCGCTCCCTTACAGCGGTTCCCTAA
- a CDS encoding glycoside hydrolase family 3 C-terminal domain-containing protein: MTNATKTAELSLDQKAAMTSGAGWWDTVAYPEAGIQSVIMSDGPHGVRFQEANADHLGLSSSAPATCFPPAVALGSSWDRGLARRVAVALGRESQFFGVNVLLGPGINIKRSPLCGRNFEYFSEDPLLSGELGVAWVNGLQSQGVGASLKHFAANNQETDRLTVSADIAMRPLQEIYLRAFRRVVLEAKPWTVMCSYNRVNGVYASQNPWLLTEVLRDDWGYDGVVVSDWGAVVDRVKGLAAGMDLEMPSSAGNGPSQVAAAVRSGALDAAALDRSVARLVGLASKSGTGARPGTTFDAAANHALAREAAIRGAVLLKNDGALLPLDPATGEKIVVLGEFARTPRYQGAGSSKVEPTYLDNALDAIRGLAGNAGVSFSPGFTVDGAPESLSDSALREEAVALAAAADVVLLFLGLPASYESEGFDRDHIDLPQDQTELLDAVVAVNPRVAVVLANGAVVRVSGWAEKVPAILEGWLGGQAGGSATADLLFGIANPAGRLTETIPLRLEDSPAYLDFPGESGHVNYGEGLFVGYRHYDARKLAVSFPFGHGLSYTSFEYSDLRIEAADGGARLTVAVRNSGGRAGHEVVQAYMRAPGSRVQRPERELKGFATIELQPGETGDVTITVPRDDFAFYDTTAATWLVEELEYGFQVGASSRDLRLGASIQIHSEAYIAPVDKESTIGQWLSHPVGGPALLRLIEPVLATYRAGAPEGSPRDKMLMGTRLGQLAQFPVVPVTEEDLDALMELVSRD; encoded by the coding sequence ATGACCAACGCCACTAAGACCGCCGAGCTGAGCCTGGACCAAAAGGCCGCCATGACCTCGGGTGCCGGGTGGTGGGACACCGTCGCCTACCCGGAGGCCGGAATCCAATCCGTTATTATGTCCGATGGGCCACACGGGGTCCGATTCCAGGAAGCCAATGCCGACCATCTGGGTCTCTCCAGCAGCGCCCCGGCCACCTGTTTCCCTCCCGCCGTCGCGCTCGGTTCAAGTTGGGACCGTGGCTTGGCCCGCCGCGTGGCCGTCGCTTTGGGCCGTGAGTCGCAGTTCTTTGGGGTCAACGTCCTCCTGGGTCCTGGTATCAACATCAAGCGCAGCCCGTTGTGCGGGCGCAACTTCGAATACTTCTCGGAGGACCCGCTGCTGAGCGGGGAACTCGGTGTGGCCTGGGTCAATGGCCTGCAGTCCCAAGGGGTCGGCGCGTCTTTAAAGCATTTCGCCGCGAACAACCAGGAAACGGACCGTCTGACCGTGAGCGCGGATATCGCCATGCGCCCGCTCCAAGAGATCTATTTGCGCGCCTTCCGCCGCGTTGTTTTGGAGGCAAAGCCGTGGACGGTGATGTGCTCCTACAACCGGGTCAACGGCGTGTACGCCTCCCAGAATCCCTGGCTGCTCACCGAGGTGCTGCGGGATGATTGGGGCTACGACGGCGTGGTGGTTTCGGATTGGGGCGCCGTGGTCGACAGGGTCAAGGGGCTGGCCGCCGGCATGGATCTGGAGATGCCTTCCTCTGCGGGCAATGGCCCCTCCCAGGTGGCCGCGGCCGTGCGCTCCGGCGCATTGGATGCAGCCGCTTTGGATCGCAGCGTGGCCCGGTTGGTCGGCCTTGCCTCGAAGAGCGGCACTGGTGCCCGCCCGGGAACCACCTTTGATGCAGCCGCCAACCATGCCCTGGCCCGCGAGGCCGCCATCCGCGGTGCGGTACTCCTGAAAAACGACGGAGCATTGCTGCCTCTGGATCCGGCCACGGGAGAGAAGATCGTCGTTCTTGGTGAGTTCGCGCGCACGCCGCGCTACCAAGGGGCGGGCAGCTCGAAGGTGGAACCCACGTACCTTGACAATGCGCTGGACGCGATTAGAGGGCTGGCTGGCAATGCCGGGGTTTCCTTCTCCCCGGGCTTCACCGTGGACGGCGCTCCAGAGTCCCTTTCAGATTCCGCATTGCGGGAGGAGGCGGTGGCACTCGCCGCAGCCGCCGACGTCGTCCTTCTCTTCCTCGGGCTTCCCGCAAGTTACGAATCGGAGGGTTTTGACCGGGACCACATCGACCTGCCGCAAGATCAGACGGAGCTGCTCGACGCCGTCGTCGCCGTCAACCCGAGAGTGGCCGTGGTGCTCGCGAACGGTGCCGTGGTGCGCGTGTCCGGTTGGGCGGAGAAGGTTCCAGCCATCCTGGAGGGCTGGCTGGGCGGACAGGCGGGTGGTTCGGCCACAGCGGATCTGCTCTTCGGAATCGCGAACCCCGCCGGCAGGCTGACCGAGACCATACCGCTGCGGCTCGAAGACTCCCCCGCATACCTGGACTTCCCGGGTGAGTCCGGACACGTCAATTATGGCGAAGGGCTGTTTGTCGGCTACCGGCACTACGACGCCCGCAAACTGGCGGTTTCCTTCCCGTTCGGGCATGGTCTGAGCTACACAAGTTTCGAGTACTCAGACTTGCGGATCGAGGCCGCCGACGGCGGTGCCCGGCTGACTGTTGCCGTACGCAACAGTGGCGGCCGCGCCGGCCATGAGGTGGTCCAGGCCTACATGCGGGCGCCCGGCTCCCGTGTGCAGCGGCCAGAACGCGAACTCAAGGGTTTCGCCACCATCGAATTGCAGCCCGGCGAAACAGGCGACGTGACCATCACCGTTCCACGGGATGACTTCGCCTTCTACGACACCACCGCGGCAACATGGCTGGTGGAGGAACTGGAATACGGCTTCCAAGTGGGCGCATCAAGCCGAGACCTTCGGCTGGGCGCGAGCATCCAAATCCACAGCGAGGCCTACATCGCCCCGGTGGATAAGGAATCCACCATCGGCCAATGGCTCAGCCATCCCGTCGGCGGCCCCGCCCTACTTCGCCTGATTGAACCAGTGCTTGCCACCTACCGCGCGGGAGCGCCGGAAGGATCGCCGCGAGACAAGATGCTCATGGGGACCCGCTTGGGCCAGCTCGCCCAATTCCCCGTGGTGCCAGTCACCGAGGAGGACCTGGATGCCTTGATGGAACTCGTTTCACGCGACTAA
- a CDS encoding MFS transporter → MTSSSGNSNNATSLSTAEPPQPAAQEDDGRKRRRLIATIAPATSGISLIWGAVPSILLALQVQQAFGDDAKVAILALVTTIGAIAAMLAQPIAGALSDRTRSRFGKRAPWIVAGSLCGGIALIGMAFANNLAFLIAAWVMVQIGYNFAQGPLSAIMPDRVPRSIRGTFAAVLGLGSMFGSLGGQILAASLSSNIPAAYLLLAGFAVIVLTLFVVLNPDRSSKDAAVEPFVLRKFAHTFWVSPIKHPDFFWAFTSRLLTYTGYFVVVGYKLYILQDYLGLGQKAIGLIPALGLVSLAGLLVSTVAAGRLSDRIGRRKPFVFASGSIVAAALVIPLALPSVTGMLLMAGLAGFGFGCFQAVDAALISEVLPSDRSFAKDLGVVNIAVTLPQILAPAVAGAIVLSFGYAPLFPIGATIGILGALAVIPIKSVR, encoded by the coding sequence ATGACATCGTCGTCAGGCAATTCCAACAACGCAACCTCACTCTCCACCGCTGAACCCCCACAGCCGGCAGCCCAGGAAGACGACGGAAGGAAGCGTCGCCGGCTCATCGCCACGATCGCTCCCGCCACCTCCGGCATCTCCCTCATCTGGGGTGCCGTCCCCTCGATTCTGCTGGCATTGCAGGTGCAGCAAGCCTTCGGGGACGATGCCAAGGTCGCGATTCTGGCCCTTGTCACGACAATCGGCGCGATTGCAGCGATGCTGGCCCAGCCGATCGCCGGAGCACTATCGGACCGTACACGGAGCCGTTTCGGCAAGCGCGCACCATGGATCGTCGCCGGTTCCCTATGCGGCGGGATCGCGTTGATTGGCATGGCCTTCGCGAACAACCTCGCCTTCCTCATCGCGGCGTGGGTTATGGTGCAGATCGGCTACAACTTCGCCCAGGGTCCGTTGAGCGCGATCATGCCCGACAGGGTGCCGCGTTCGATCCGCGGCACGTTCGCAGCGGTTCTGGGACTGGGATCCATGTTCGGCTCCCTCGGCGGGCAGATCTTAGCGGCGTCGCTGTCAAGCAACATTCCCGCCGCCTACTTGCTTCTCGCTGGATTCGCCGTGATTGTGCTGACGCTCTTCGTGGTGCTCAACCCCGACCGTTCCAGCAAGGACGCCGCCGTCGAGCCGTTCGTCCTGCGGAAATTCGCACACACATTCTGGGTCAGCCCCATCAAGCACCCGGACTTCTTTTGGGCGTTCACGAGCAGGTTGCTGACCTACACCGGATACTTCGTGGTCGTAGGCTACAAGCTCTACATCCTCCAGGACTACTTGGGCCTGGGCCAGAAAGCGATCGGCCTCATCCCGGCACTGGGGCTCGTGTCGCTCGCCGGGCTCCTGGTGAGCACAGTTGCCGCCGGTCGACTGTCGGACCGAATAGGGCGCAGAAAACCGTTCGTCTTCGCATCGGGATCTATCGTCGCAGCCGCCTTGGTCATTCCGCTGGCACTTCCCAGCGTGACAGGGATGTTGCTCATGGCCGGTCTGGCGGGCTTCGGATTCGGCTGCTTCCAAGCAGTTGATGCTGCACTGATTTCTGAAGTCCTCCCTTCGGACCGCTCGTTCGCCAAAGACCTCGGCGTGGTCAACATTGCCGTGACCCTGCCACAAATCCTCGCCCCCGCCGTCGCAGGCGCCATCGTGCTGAGCTTTGGCTACGCACCGCTCTTCCCCATCGGCGCCACCATCGGCATCCTCGGAGCCCTGGCCGTCATCCCCATCAAATCAGTTAGATAG